The Manis javanica isolate MJ-LG chromosome 4, MJ_LKY, whole genome shotgun sequence genome contains a region encoding:
- the LOC140848799 gene encoding uncharacterized protein yields MRSCCAEPSEGVGVREAERESLPTRCGRWLSDLLHRLCPCLRRSPEPEHEPTVHGTEVPRCRAPWTGVRRKWRKRTARVEPAPNTSRSSPEATLPPEDANQPTHVQEKEGLFRARRLSSGATLSRNACSSLLPATDADQPATGPLLPRSRPGSITGDAVMAPSCDEGHDEGPEEDLRIPRMGRARRLAWEPQHVPSVIDASELSSILVGQVLHHLVQEEHLGPAVAELEEAQQRQLAPETQGGSASWVEPVQELPATPVLELRPVSPASASAEPEDVPAVASAPGPGPKLEPHQPLGTGPGAPAWMAQGLTEPEVDPAPTRPRAMSHWDIPGVVSGPELEPHEPSGPGPMAPARIVLGLAEPEADLEPTRPCAMNAWGIPGVASCPELEPHEPSGPGPVAPAGTALGLAEPEADPEPTSPCSWSTWDEPGEEEPTILAFPPSLVAEQLTLICAELYSRIEFGECKTYLESQPLMEGIELLAPNIHNIMRQFDATFYFVTSSCLRAPSLMAQDRARVVEFWIQVAKECLDLRNFESLHAILCALQCRAVCRLDSTWGHVSWKSFWSYKKLQKRDHGLNGKQLLEEARATVRRRRQAPYRYLDGKTQGIVPFLGYFLRDVPIDQLSKYNEDVSDPARHRRASMVTLIGREIMMHKRVAALYDLEPDERFLSFFQTEELLDEEKSYHLSCQLEASGQWAGMKELLQFFRSHKI; encoded by the exons atgcggtcttgttgtgcggagccttctgaaggcgtgggagtcagggaagccgagaGGGAGAGTCTCCCCACTCGCTGTGGGCGCtggctcagtgacctcctccaccGTCTCTGCCCGTGTCTCCggaggagccccgag CCTGAACATGAGCCAACTGTTcatgggactgaggtccccaggtgcagggctccctggacaggcgtgaggaggaagtggagaaagcgcACGGCACGAGTGGAACCAGCTCCAAACACCAGCCGGAGCAGTCCCGAGGCCACCCTCCCTCCCGAGGACGCTAACCAGCCCACACATgtgcaggagaaggagggactgTTCAGGGCAAGAAGGTTGTCCTCAGGGGCAACTCTCAGCCGGAACGCTTGTTCGTCCTTACTCCCTGCCACGGATGCTGACCAGCCGGCCACGGGCCCGCTGCTCCCCCG GTCACGGCCGGGGAGCATCACGGGCGATGCCGTCATGGCCCCCTCATGTGATGAGGGGCATGACGAGGGGCCAGAGGAGGATCTGAGAAT ccccaggatgggacGGGCTAGGCGCCTTGCTTGGGAGCCCCAGCATGTGCCCAGTGTCATCGATGCCAGCGAGCTGTCATCCATCCTGGtgggccaagtcctccaccacttggtccaggaggagcacctggggcccgcggtggcagagctggaag aagcacagcagaggcagctggctccagagacacagggagggtCCGCTTCGTGGGTGGAgcccgtccaggagctccctgcgacccctgtgctggagctacggccggtgtcacctgcttcagcctcTGCAGAgccggaggatgtcccagcagtggcctcagccccagggccaggccccaAGCTGGAGCCCCATCAGCCCTTGGGCACGGGGCCTGGAGCACCAGCCTGGATGGCACAGGGCCTGACAGAGCCAGAGGTGGACCCGGCGCCCACCAGACCCCGTGCCATGAGCCActgggacatcccaggagtggtctcaggccccgagctggagccccatgagccttcaGGCCCGGGGCCCATGGCACCTGCCAGAATTGTACTGggcctggcagagccagaggcGGACCTGGAGCCCACCAGACCCTGTGCCATGAATGCCTGGGGCATTCCAGGAGTGGCCTCAtgccccgagctggagccccatgagccttcgGGCCCGGGGCCCGTGGCACCTGCCGGAACGGCACTGggcctggcagagccagaggcggacccggagcccaccagcccctgttcCTGGAGCACCTGGGATGAGCCAGGGGAGGAGGAGCCGACGATCCTGGCGTTTCCCCCGTccctggtggccgagcagctgacctTGATATGTGCG GAGCTGTACAGCAGGATTGAATTCGGTGAATGTAAGACCTACTTAGAGAGCCAGCCACTGATGGAAGGCATTGAGCTCCTGGCCCCCAACATCCATAACATCATGAGGCAATTTGATGCCACGTTTTACTTCGtcacctcctcctgcctcagggccccgAGCTTGATGGCCCAGGATagggcccgagtggtggagttctggatccaggtggccaag gagtgtctggaccTCAGAAATTTTGAGTCCCTCCACGCCATTCTCTGTGCCCTGCAGTGCCGTGCTGTATGTCGTCTGGACAGCACCTGGGGACatgtttcctg gaAGAGCTTCTGGAGCTATAAGAAACTTCAAAAGAGGGACCACGGGCTTAATGGGAAGCAGCTCCTCGAG GAGGCGAGGGCCACAGTGAGGCGACGGCGGCAGGCCCCCTACAGATACCTGGATGGGAAGACGCAG GGCATAGTCCCGTTCCTTGGATATTTTCTGCGTGACGTGCCCATAGACCAACTCTCGAAATATAATGAGGACGTGAGTGACCCAGCAAGGCACAGGAGGGCGAGCATG GTCACTCTCATCGGACGTGAGATCATGATGCACAAGCGCGTGGCCGCGCTGTATGACCTGGAGCCCGATGAGCGCTTCCTGTCCTTCTTCCAAACTGAGGAGCTCCTGGATGAGGAGAAGAG ctaccacctgtcctgccagctggaggccTCAGGCCAGTGGGCCGGCATGAAGGAACTGTTGCAGTTCTTCAGGTCCCACAAGATATAA